A genome region from Arachis duranensis cultivar V14167 chromosome 6, aradu.V14167.gnm2.J7QH, whole genome shotgun sequence includes the following:
- the LOC107492563 gene encoding uncharacterized protein LOC107492563 isoform X1 — MERSEIIKRCVSFYETMRSKHDNLMLNFVLTLFVYFRNRSSGEVSLGGRMNSRIRRDALERIIGEGDRNCIWELRMNTNAFANLCELLQVQGGLCEDGQVSLPEQVASFLIILAHHKKNRSLQVRFCRSGETVSKYFNKVLKAIIRIQNLLFAKASPVEEDCIDPTWRKFKGCLGALDGTYIEVTVPESDKSRYRTRKGKICTNVLGVCNRDMSFVYVLSGWEGSASDSRILRDAITRGNSLKIPHGNYYLVDAGYTNGPGFLAPYRGTRYHVREWAQGTRAPCNYQEYFNRKHSSARNVIERCFGLLKKRWSILRSPSFYPIKTQNQIIIACCLLQNFIRKNMDMDPEEQTSFLDEFLPVEEEAPDELIDVVENTNEWTQWRDNIAIEMYEEWRTSRTE; from the exons ATGGAGCGGTCGGAGATTATTAAACGATGTGTTTCTTTTTATGAAACGATGAGATCGAAGCATGATAATTTGATGTTGAACTTTGTTCTTACATTATTTGTGTACTTTAGGAATAGAAGTAGTGGGGAAGTGTCATTAGGCGGAAGAATGAATAGTAGAATTAGACGTGATGCTTTAGAGCGTATTATTGGTGAGGGTGATAGGAATTGTATTTGGGAGTTAAGAATGAACACAAATGCATTTGCTAATTTGTGCGAATTGCTTCAAGTCCAAGGAGGACTTTGTGAGGATGGTCAAGTAAGCTTGCCGGAACAAGTTGCAagttttttaattatcttaGCTCATCACAAGAAAAACCGTAGTCTACAAGTTAGATTTTGTAGGTCTGGGGAAACAGTTAGTAAGTATTTCAATAAGGTTTTAAAGGCTATTATACGTATACAAAACTTGTTATTCGCCAAGGCCTCACCGGTTGAAGAGGATTGCATAGACCCAACATGGAGAAAGTTTAAG GGTTGCTTGGGAGCATTAGATGGCACTTATATAGAGGTGACAGTCCCCGAGTCTGATAAGTCAAGATATAGAACAAGGAAGGGTAAAATATGTACTAATGTCCTAGGAGTGTGTAACCGAGATATGAGCTTTGTTTATGTACTTAGTGGATGGGAGGGATCGGCATCTGATTCAAGAATACTTCGAGATGCAATCACTCGTGGTAATAGTCTCAAGATACCTCATG GTAATTACTATTTAGTGGATGCGGGTTACACAAATGGTCCTGGGTTCCTAGCACCATATAGAGGCACTCGCTATCATGTTAGAGAGTGGGCTCAAGGAACACGTGCACCTTGCAACTATCAGGAGTATTTTAATAGAAAGCATTCTTCTGCTAGGAATGTCATAGAGCGATGCTTTGGATTACTTAAGAAGAGATGGTCAATTTTAAGAAGTCCTAGCTTTTACCctataaaaacacaaaatcagATCATAATTGCTTGTTGTCTGTTGCAAAATTTTATTCGGAAGAACATGGATATGGATCCGGAAGAGCAAACTAGCTTCTTAGATGAATTTCTACCCGTCGAAGAGGAAGCACCAGATGAGTTGATCGATGTGGTTGAAAATACGAATGAGTGGACACAATGGCGTGACAACATTGCAATTGAGATGTACGAAGAGTGGCGAACTAGTCGTACGGAGTAG
- the LOC107492563 gene encoding uncharacterized protein LOC107492563 isoform X2, producing the protein MERSEIIKRCVSFYETMRSKHDNLMLNFVLTLFVYFRNRSSGEVSLGGRMNSRIRRDALERIIGEGDRNCIWELRMNTNAFANLCELLQVQGGLCEDGQVSLPEQVASFLIILAHHKKNRSLQVRFCRSGETVSKYFNKVLKAIIRIQNLLFAKASPVEEDCIDPTWRKFKGCLGALDGTYIEVTVPESDKSRYRTRKGKICTNVLGVCNRDMSFVYVLSGWEGSASDSRILRDAITRGNYYLVDAGYTNGPGFLAPYRGTRYHVREWAQGTRAPCNYQEYFNRKHSSARNVIERCFGLLKKRWSILRSPSFYPIKTQNQIIIACCLLQNFIRKNMDMDPEEQTSFLDEFLPVEEEAPDELIDVVENTNEWTQWRDNIAIEMYEEWRTSRTE; encoded by the exons ATGGAGCGGTCGGAGATTATTAAACGATGTGTTTCTTTTTATGAAACGATGAGATCGAAGCATGATAATTTGATGTTGAACTTTGTTCTTACATTATTTGTGTACTTTAGGAATAGAAGTAGTGGGGAAGTGTCATTAGGCGGAAGAATGAATAGTAGAATTAGACGTGATGCTTTAGAGCGTATTATTGGTGAGGGTGATAGGAATTGTATTTGGGAGTTAAGAATGAACACAAATGCATTTGCTAATTTGTGCGAATTGCTTCAAGTCCAAGGAGGACTTTGTGAGGATGGTCAAGTAAGCTTGCCGGAACAAGTTGCAagttttttaattatcttaGCTCATCACAAGAAAAACCGTAGTCTACAAGTTAGATTTTGTAGGTCTGGGGAAACAGTTAGTAAGTATTTCAATAAGGTTTTAAAGGCTATTATACGTATACAAAACTTGTTATTCGCCAAGGCCTCACCGGTTGAAGAGGATTGCATAGACCCAACATGGAGAAAGTTTAAG GGTTGCTTGGGAGCATTAGATGGCACTTATATAGAGGTGACAGTCCCCGAGTCTGATAAGTCAAGATATAGAACAAGGAAGGGTAAAATATGTACTAATGTCCTAGGAGTGTGTAACCGAGATATGAGCTTTGTTTATGTACTTAGTGGATGGGAGGGATCGGCATCTGATTCAAGAATACTTCGAGATGCAATCACTCGTG GTAATTACTATTTAGTGGATGCGGGTTACACAAATGGTCCTGGGTTCCTAGCACCATATAGAGGCACTCGCTATCATGTTAGAGAGTGGGCTCAAGGAACACGTGCACCTTGCAACTATCAGGAGTATTTTAATAGAAAGCATTCTTCTGCTAGGAATGTCATAGAGCGATGCTTTGGATTACTTAAGAAGAGATGGTCAATTTTAAGAAGTCCTAGCTTTTACCctataaaaacacaaaatcagATCATAATTGCTTGTTGTCTGTTGCAAAATTTTATTCGGAAGAACATGGATATGGATCCGGAAGAGCAAACTAGCTTCTTAGATGAATTTCTACCCGTCGAAGAGGAAGCACCAGATGAGTTGATCGATGTGGTTGAAAATACGAATGAGTGGACACAATGGCGTGACAACATTGCAATTGAGATGTACGAAGAGTGGCGAACTAGTCGTACGGAGTAG
- the LOC107492563 gene encoding uncharacterized protein LOC107492563 isoform X4, producing the protein MERSEIIKRCVSFYETMRSKHDNLMLNFVLTLFVYFRNRSSGEVSLGGRMNSRIRRDALERIIGEGDRNCIWELRMNTNAFANLCELLQVQGGLCEDGQVSLPEQVASFLIILAHHKKNRSLQVRFCRSGETVSKYFNKVLKAIIRIQNLLFAKASPVEEDCIDPTWRKFKGCLGALDGTYIEVTVPESDKSRYRTRKGKICTNVLGVCNRDMSFVYVLSGWEGSASDSRILRDAITRGNSLKIPHGNI; encoded by the exons ATGGAGCGGTCGGAGATTATTAAACGATGTGTTTCTTTTTATGAAACGATGAGATCGAAGCATGATAATTTGATGTTGAACTTTGTTCTTACATTATTTGTGTACTTTAGGAATAGAAGTAGTGGGGAAGTGTCATTAGGCGGAAGAATGAATAGTAGAATTAGACGTGATGCTTTAGAGCGTATTATTGGTGAGGGTGATAGGAATTGTATTTGGGAGTTAAGAATGAACACAAATGCATTTGCTAATTTGTGCGAATTGCTTCAAGTCCAAGGAGGACTTTGTGAGGATGGTCAAGTAAGCTTGCCGGAACAAGTTGCAagttttttaattatcttaGCTCATCACAAGAAAAACCGTAGTCTACAAGTTAGATTTTGTAGGTCTGGGGAAACAGTTAGTAAGTATTTCAATAAGGTTTTAAAGGCTATTATACGTATACAAAACTTGTTATTCGCCAAGGCCTCACCGGTTGAAGAGGATTGCATAGACCCAACATGGAGAAAGTTTAAG GGTTGCTTGGGAGCATTAGATGGCACTTATATAGAGGTGACAGTCCCCGAGTCTGATAAGTCAAGATATAGAACAAGGAAGGGTAAAATATGTACTAATGTCCTAGGAGTGTGTAACCGAGATATGAGCTTTGTTTATGTACTTAGTGGATGGGAGGGATCGGCATCTGATTCAAGAATACTTCGAGATGCAATCACTCGTGGTAATAGTCTCAAGATACCTCATGGTAATATCTAA
- the LOC107492563 gene encoding uncharacterized protein LOC107492563 isoform X3 — MTMDKRMWTDEETEAFVGFMEECVVDGLKADCGQFRPGTFEKLALKMLEAFPTCTVTAKHCKNKHKRLKEKYQYASEMLACSEFGWNSEKQCIDVDSRDVLDAWMKAHPTKFYTPGKPFPLFHRLEGIFGKDRATGAGAVSGFDAQEQVQEEEENHCPSLDDFGMSANVSFHEGQGAGSHSDACAASGRHSGKKRKQNDILERMVEQVQFSTAEQGRNAQVLADAISGVNEKFMVGEKLEQLGFDNDEVVQVAVKFANNAQMEKVFWGLKDSQKSGYVRSILN, encoded by the exons ATGACAATGGACAAACGCATGTGGACTGATGAAGAAACTGAAGCATTTGTTGGTTTCATGGAGGAGTGTGTTGTTGATGGTTTGAAAGCTGATTGTGGACAATTTAGACCAGgaacttttgaaaaattagccctGAAGATGTTGGAAGCATTCCCAACTTGTACGGTAACTGCCAAGCATTGCAAGAATAAGCATAAGCGACTGAAGGAGAAGTATCAATATGCCTCTGAGATGCTGGCATGCAgtgaatttgggtggaattcTGAAAAACAGTGCATAGATGTTGACAGTAGAGACGTTCTTGATGCGTGGATGAAG GCACACCCAACCAAATTTTATACTCCTGGTAAGCCATTCCCTTTGTTCCACCGATTAGAGGGTATATTCGGAAAGGATCGAGCCACGGGTGCAGGTGCAGTCAGTGGTTTTGACGCACAGGAGCAAGTtcaagaggaggaggaaaatcATTGTCCAAGTTTGGACGATTTTGGAATGTCAGCAAATGTAAGTTTTCATGAAGGACAAGGAGCAGGTTCACACTCTGATGCTTGTGCAGCTAGCGGAAGGCATTCGGGAAAGAAGCGGAAGCAAAATGATATTCTAGAGAGGATGGTTGAACAGGTGCAATTTTCAACTGCTGAACAAGGAAGGAACGCCCAAGTTCTTGCTGATGCTATATCTGGGGTGAATGAGAAGTTCATGGTCGGTGAGAAGCTTGAACAACTTGGATTCGATAACGATGAGGTGGTGCAGGTTGCAGTGAAGTTTGCTAATAATGCACAGATGGAGAAGGTTTTCTGGGGTTTGAAGGATTCTCAGAAGAGTGGTTATGTGCGATCCATTCTCAATTAG